The genomic region TCCCGGAGGCGCGCCTCCAGCAGTGCGGTGTGCAACTGCGCCGAGAGCGTCGCGAGCTCGCGCAGCTTCTCGGCGGCCCGGGTCCGCGCCTCCTCGGAACGGGCGCGCAGCACGGGCGCGACGAGCTGCTCGACGAGCCCCGCCTCGCGCTCGACCCCACTGCGGTAGACGCGAAGGTGCCGCGGTTCGATGCCGTGCCGGGCCAGGCCCGCGGCGGCCCGCGCGACCGGCAGGTCGGAGGCGGGATGCCGGCCATCGGCGTCGGTGGCCAGCAGGCCGAACTGCACGCAGTCGGCCAACTGCTCCGGCTCCAGGCCTGCGGCGCGGGCGAACTGCTCGGAGGTCAGTGGTGGCACCCCCGCCTCGGCGTCGACCTCGGCGGCCGGCGGTGGGGGGACCGAGCCGGGCCCGCCGGGGGCCGTCGGCAGCGGCTCACCGCGGTCGAGGGCCTCGAGGTGCTCCTTGATGACCCGCAGCGGCAGGTACTGGTCGCGCTGGGCGGCCAGGACGTAGCGCAGTCGGCTCACGTCGGCTCGCGAGAACTTCCGGTACCCCGACGGCGTTCGCTGCGGGTGGACCAGGTCCTCGGATTCGAGGTAGCGGATCTTGCTGATCGTCACGTCGGGGAAGTCGTCGCGAAGAACGGCCAGCACCTCGCCGATGGTCAGCCGTGGCGTGTGCTGATCGGCGGCGTCCCCGAGCG from Blastococcus colisei harbors:
- a CDS encoding MerR family transcriptional regulator, whose product is MPERDSALGDAADQHTPRLTIGEVLAVLRDDFPDVTISKIRYLESEDLVHPQRTPSGYRKFSRADVSRLRYVLAAQRDQYLPLRVIKEHLEALDRGEPLPTAPGGPGSVPPPPAAEVDAEAGVPPLTSEQFARAAGLEPEQLADCVQFGLLATDADGRHPASDLPVARAAAGLARHGIEPRHLRVYRSGVEREAGLVEQLVAPVLRARSEEARTRAAEKLRELATLSAQLHTALLEARLRELLRP